One window from the genome of Pseudomonas fluorescens encodes:
- a CDS encoding aminoacyl-tRNA deacylase and HDOD domain-containing protein, producing the protein MTEAALVPEAPHAPSVIRLLLEKLGIGYDEVLERPGLNPARKVQAVLLHDAVGALMVLFPQSQLLDLNRLAELTGRKLTAVPTERLERMLGKHSLSLLPGLPALTSSPCLYEESLLREPKLLINSGEPGLLLEVTSEAFKTMLTKASAATFGEAVSNITPNLDRPHDDRAEITQAVQAFTARRIQQRLEETIEIPPLAETAQKIIKLRVDPDATIDDITGVVETDPALAAQVVSWAASPYYASPGKIRSVEDAIVRVLGFDLVINLALGLALGKTLSLPKDHPQHTTPYWHQSIYTAAVIEGLTRAMPRAQRPEGGLTYLSGLLHNFGYLLLAHVFPPHFSLICRHLEVNPHLCHSYVEQHLLGISREQIGAWLMRYWDMPDELATALRFQHDPNYDGEYAAYPNLVCLAVRLLRARSIGSGPDEDIPDALLERVGLTREKANDVVSKVLEAEVLLRELASQFHS; encoded by the coding sequence ATGACAGAAGCTGCCCTCGTCCCCGAAGCCCCGCACGCTCCGTCTGTTATTCGGCTGTTGCTCGAGAAATTGGGCATCGGCTATGACGAAGTACTCGAACGACCCGGCCTGAACCCCGCCCGCAAAGTGCAGGCGGTGTTGTTGCACGATGCCGTTGGCGCGCTCATGGTGCTGTTTCCACAAAGCCAGCTGCTGGACCTCAATCGCCTGGCCGAACTCACCGGCCGCAAGCTCACGGCGGTGCCGACCGAACGCCTGGAGCGCATGCTTGGCAAACACAGCCTGAGCCTGCTGCCCGGGCTGCCGGCGCTGACCAGCTCACCGTGCCTGTACGAAGAAAGCCTGCTGCGCGAACCGAAGCTGCTGATCAACTCCGGCGAGCCGGGGCTGCTGCTGGAAGTGACCAGCGAAGCGTTCAAGACCATGCTCACCAAGGCCAGCGCCGCGACGTTCGGCGAAGCCGTGAGCAACATCACCCCCAACCTGGACCGCCCCCACGACGACCGCGCGGAAATCACCCAGGCTGTGCAGGCGTTCACCGCCCGGCGTATCCAGCAACGGCTGGAAGAAACCATCGAGATCCCGCCGCTGGCTGAAACCGCGCAAAAAATCATCAAGCTGCGGGTCGACCCCGACGCCACCATCGACGACATCACCGGCGTGGTGGAAACCGACCCGGCCCTGGCCGCGCAAGTGGTGAGCTGGGCCGCCTCACCCTACTACGCGTCGCCGGGCAAGATTCGCTCAGTGGAAGACGCCATCGTGCGGGTACTGGGCTTCGACCTAGTGATCAACCTGGCACTGGGCCTGGCCCTGGGCAAGACCCTGAGCCTGCCCAAGGACCATCCGCAACACACCACGCCGTACTGGCACCAGTCGATCTACACCGCCGCCGTCATCGAAGGCCTGACCCGCGCCATGCCGCGCGCGCAACGTCCCGAGGGTGGCCTGACCTACCTGTCGGGCCTGCTGCACAACTTCGGCTACCTCCTGCTGGCCCACGTGTTCCCACCGCACTTCTCGCTGATCTGTCGACACCTGGAGGTCAACCCGCACCTGTGCCACAGCTACGTGGAACAGCACCTGCTGGGCATCAGCCGCGAGCAGATCGGCGCCTGGCTGATGCGCTACTGGGACATGCCCGACGAACTGGCCACCGCCCTGCGCTTCCAGCACGACCCCAACTACGACGGTGAATACGCCGCCTACCCGAACCTGGTGTGCCTGGCCGTGCGCCTGCTGCGCGCCCGCAGCATCGGCTCCGGCCCGGACGAAGACATCCCGGATGCCCTGCTCGAACGCGTGGGCCTGACCCGGGAAAAGGCCAACGACGTGGTCAGCAAGGTGCTTGAAGCAGAAGTACTGCTGCGGGAACTGGCTTCGCAGTTTCACAGCTGA
- the recG gene encoding ATP-dependent DNA helicase RecG, which produces MTELSKVPVTTLKGVGEAMAEKLAKVGLENLQDLLFHLPLRYQDRTRVVPIGHLRPGQDAVIEGTVSGADVVMGRRRSLVVRLQDGTGGLSLRFYHFSNAQKEGLKRGTRVRCYGEARPGASGLEIYHPEYRSITGDEPPPVDETLTPVYPLTEGLTQQRLRQLCQQTLTLLGPSSLPDWLPTELARDYHLAPLADAIRYLHHPPADADVDELALGHHWAQHRLAFEELLTHQLSQQRLRESLRSLRAPAMPKARDLPARYLANLGFTPTGAQQRVGNEIAYDLSQPEPMLRLIQGDVGAGKTVVAALAALQALEAGYQVALMAPTEILAEQHFITFQRWLEPLGIEVAWLAGKLKGKNRAAALAQIAEGAPMVVGTHALFQDEVQFKNLALVIIDEQHRFGVQQRLALRQKGVGGRMCPHQLIMTATPIPRTLAMSAYADLDTSILDELPPGRTPVNTVLVTDTRRVEVIERVRSACAEGRQAYWVCTLIEESEELTCQAAETTFEDLTAALGELKVGLIHGRMKPAEKAAVMAEFKAGALQLLVATTVIEVGVDVPNASLMIIENPERLGLAQLHQLRGRVGRGSAASHCVLLYHPPLSQIGRQRLGIMRETNDGFVIAEKDLELRGPGEMLGTRQTGLLQFKVADLMRDADLLPAVRDAAQALLERWPDHVSPLLDRWLRHGQQYGQV; this is translated from the coding sequence GGATGCGGTGATCGAAGGCACCGTCAGCGGCGCCGACGTGGTCATGGGCCGCCGCCGCAGCCTGGTGGTGCGCCTGCAGGACGGCACCGGCGGACTCAGCCTGCGCTTCTATCACTTCAGCAATGCGCAAAAGGAAGGCCTCAAGCGTGGCACCCGCGTGCGCTGCTACGGTGAAGCGCGGCCCGGGGCGTCGGGACTGGAAATCTACCACCCGGAATACCGCAGCATTACCGGCGACGAACCGCCGCCCGTGGATGAAACCCTGACCCCGGTCTATCCGCTCACCGAAGGCCTGACCCAGCAACGCCTGCGCCAGCTCTGCCAGCAAACCCTGACGTTGCTCGGCCCCAGCAGCCTGCCCGACTGGCTACCCACGGAACTGGCCCGGGATTACCACTTGGCGCCGCTGGCCGACGCGATCCGCTACCTGCATCATCCGCCCGCCGACGCCGACGTGGACGAACTCGCCCTGGGCCATCACTGGGCCCAGCATCGTCTGGCGTTCGAAGAGCTGCTGACCCATCAACTGTCCCAGCAACGCCTGCGCGAAAGCCTGCGCTCCCTGCGCGCCCCGGCCATGCCCAAGGCCAGGGACCTGCCGGCCCGCTACCTGGCCAACCTCGGCTTCACCCCCACAGGCGCGCAGCAACGAGTCGGCAACGAAATCGCCTACGACCTGAGCCAGCCCGAGCCAATGCTGCGGCTGATCCAGGGCGATGTCGGCGCCGGCAAGACCGTGGTCGCCGCCCTCGCCGCGCTGCAGGCCTTGGAGGCGGGTTATCAGGTGGCGCTGATGGCGCCCACCGAGATCCTCGCCGAACAACACTTCATCACCTTCCAGCGCTGGCTCGAACCGCTGGGCATCGAAGTCGCCTGGCTGGCCGGCAAGCTCAAGGGCAAGAACCGCGCCGCCGCCCTGGCGCAGATCGCCGAGGGCGCACCGATGGTGGTCGGCACCCATGCGCTGTTCCAGGACGAAGTGCAGTTCAAGAACCTGGCCCTGGTGATCATCGACGAACAGCACCGCTTCGGCGTGCAACAGCGCCTGGCCCTGCGGCAGAAAGGCGTCGGCGGGCGGATGTGCCCCCATCAACTGATCATGACCGCCACGCCGATCCCGCGGACCCTGGCGATGAGCGCCTACGCCGACCTCGACACCTCGATCCTCGACGAACTGCCTCCCGGCCGTACGCCGGTCAATACCGTGTTGGTCACCGATACCCGACGGGTGGAAGTGATCGAGCGCGTGCGCAGCGCCTGTGCCGAGGGCCGGCAGGCCTATTGGGTGTGTACGTTGATCGAAGAGTCGGAAGAACTGACCTGCCAGGCGGCCGAAACCACCTTCGAGGACCTCACCGCCGCCCTCGGCGAGTTGAAAGTCGGGTTGATCCACGGTCGCATGAAGCCCGCCGAGAAAGCCGCGGTCATGGCTGAATTCAAGGCCGGCGCCCTGCAACTGCTGGTCGCCACCACGGTGATCGAGGTGGGCGTCGACGTGCCCAATGCCAGCCTGATGATCATCGAAAACCCCGAGCGCCTGGGCCTGGCACAGTTGCACCAGCTGCGCGGCCGGGTGGGCCGGGGCAGCGCCGCCAGCCATTGCGTCTTGCTCTATCACCCGCCGCTGTCGCAGATCGGCCGCCAACGGCTGGGGATCATGCGCGAAACCAACGACGGTTTCGTCATCGCCGAAAAAGACCTCGAATTGCGCGGCCCCGGTGAAATGCTCGGCACACGCCAGACAGGTCTGCTTCAATTCAAGGTAGCCGACCTGATGCGCGACGCCGATCTGCTCCCCGCCGTACGCGATGCCGCCCAGGCCCTGCTGGAACGCTGGCCCGACCACGTCAGCCCGCTGCTGGATCGCTGGCTGCGTCATGGGCAGCAATACGGCCAAGTGTGA